A region of the Verrucomicrobiota bacterium genome:
GAATGCGGTCTCGGATTCAACCGAAGCCAATTTGCACCAAGTCTCTTCGTGGGGAGTCACCAGACCGGAATCAACTCCCGCACGGCTCGAGCTGTACGACATCGAAAAAGATCCTTACGAGCAGCAAAACGTGTATGAGGATCCCACCTACTCTGCCGTCGTTGCAGACCTGAAAAAACAACTCTCAGCAATAAAGGAAGAAGTTGGCGACCTGGACGACCTTTATCCGGAACTCGTTGAACGCCGCAATCAAGTTTGGTAAGGTTCACAGTCATATTTAATAAACATCCCCGCCGCAAGCAGGCGGGTATTTCAAATGCAAAAATCACAACTTTTACTCAAGCCACAAGTTGAAAACGACGGAATCCCAATGGTGACCACGGTATTTTTATTTGGCACGGTGATTGACGAGCATTTGGAATGGGATGCCTAAATCATGCTGGGATTTTTCCTGCATGCACGGCCAGGAAGCATCCGGATAGAATCTTGCCTTTAGCGAAATGAGGCAGACGCGCAGGGCCGCGAGACTGCAATTGAGGTTGAAGTTTTTTGATCGGGTACGATCTTCGCGCATACAGGCGTCGCGCACCCAATGATTGCGGCTCTCGCATCCTCCCCAGTGTCCTCGGGCGAATTCGGCGAATCGCTGTGCGCAGCCTTTTTGGCAAGGATGGCTGGAGAGGTAAAAGGAGACGCTGGGCTCTTCGCTTTGCTCGAAGCCGCTGGTGCGCCGGATGACCGTTAGGCTTCGCGCTCCCGGCAATCCCGCCTCTAGCGGCTCGAAGGGATAGACCGCGATTGCCCGTTGGTCGAGTCGTCCGTGACTGGCGTCGGGTTCTTCGATATGGGTAAAAAAGGGGTGGTTTGGGCCAGTTTAGAAGCGGCTTTATGGGCATGGCGATTCTCGTCCTTGAGTTGGAAAAAGTAGTCGCCCCGCGCCTTGAGAATCGCAGCGGCCTGGCCCTTGTTGTTGTTGAGCGCGTCACCGGTGATGGTCGCGTTTTCGAGGTTGCAGCTTTCGTAGAGGCGCAATGCGACTGTTTGCTCGCCCTCCCGTTTATGCTCTTCGCTTTTGGGCTTGTTGGCGGCAAAATCCACGGCGACGGGGGCTCCGGTCTCGTGATCGCTCAGGCACAGGCTCAGCGCGCGGTCGCGTATCCACTTTCCGTCGATGGCCAGCGCGCGCGGCAGCGTTCCCAGATTCGCTTGCAACCATCCGTTGAGGCAGCCGGCGAATTGCTGCGGATCGATCTGAATCAATAGATTGCGCAATGCGGTGTAGCTGGGGGCTTTGCGTGTTTTCGCGTCTTTCTTCCTGGGGAAACTCAGCCACTCGCGCTGGCTTTGGGTCAGGAACTGCCCGTAGCGCTGGATCGCCGCAAGGTTGTCGCGTCCGGCGAACAGCGCCATCGCCACGATGCTCAGCAAGGACGAGGCCCGGAACGTCCGATTGCTCCTGCGGGGATCCTCGAAGTGTTCTGCGAGATAGTCTTGCAAGGATTCGAGCTGGCCTTTCTTCAGGGGCAGGTCCCGCTCCGGACTGTGCACATTGAGGGCCTTGCGGTAGGCCGGCGGCATGTCCATGCCCGTAAGGATGCGGCGGGC
Encoded here:
- a CDS encoding DUF4338 domain-containing protein: MNSKNQTPNTAFTSDPPVFLLKELTVRVLEAHEYERAGELLDKQHYLGDLRTGRALLQAVEYQGRWVALLDWGSAALKLADREQWIGWTSQQRAERLNLVAMNRRFLVLGETRMPNLASRSLALAVRALPGHWKLKYGYSPVLAETFSDIEQFEGTCYKAAGWRPCGLTQGFRRHRMDYYQEHGRPKKLWLKPLNRNARRILTGMDMPPAYRKALNVHSPERDLPLKKGQLESLQDYLAEHFEDPRRSNRTFRASSLLSIVAMALFAGRDNLAAIQRYGQFLTQSQREWLSFPRKKDAKTRKAPSYTALRNLLIQIDPQQFAGCLNGWLQANLGTLPRALAIDGKWIRDRALSLCLSDHETGAPVAVDFAANKPKSEEHKREGEQTVALRLYESCNLENATITGDALNNNKGQAAAILKARGDYFFQLKDENRHAHKAASKLAQTTPFLPISKNPTPVTDDSTNGQSRSIPSSR